One stretch of Euphorbia lathyris chromosome 7, ddEupLath1.1, whole genome shotgun sequence DNA includes these proteins:
- the LOC136235335 gene encoding kiwellin-1-like, with protein sequence MKQVCSIILLFLLIISSAKSQTCNPSGKIRGIKPPPNQCNQEHDSDCCVEGKLYTTYKCSPRLTGRTKATLTINSFAAGGDGGGPSECDHQYHPDSEAVVALSTGWFNNESRCLKYITIYGNGRSTKAKVVDECDSTMGCDKEHDYQPPCPNNIVDASEAVWKALGISDPDDVGALDIYWSDA encoded by the coding sequence atgAAGCAAGTTTGTTCGATCatccttctctttcttctcatAATTTCAAGCGCAAAATCTCAAACCTGCAACCCAAGCGGCAAGATAAGAGGGATTAAACCTCCACCAAATCAATGCAACCAAGAACATGACTCCGACTGCTGTGTAGAGGGAAAACTGTACACTACTTACAAGTGTTCGCCACGGTTGACCGGCCGCACAAAAGCAACTCTCACAATCAACAGTTTCGCGGCTGGTGGTGACGGCGGTGGTCCATCAGAATGTGATCATCAATACCATCCAGATAGTGAGGCAGTGGTAGCACTTTCAACAGGATGGTTCAATAACGAGAGTAGATGCTTGAAGTATATAACTATATATGGAAATGGAAGGAGTACTAAAGCAAAAGTAGTAGACGAATGTGATTCAACAATGGGTTGTGACAAAGAACATGATTATCAACCACCTTGTCCTAACAACATTGTTGATGCCTCTGAAGCTGTTTGGAAAGCTTTAGGAATCTCTGATCCCGATGATGTCGGAGCATTGGATATTTATTGGTCTGATGCTTGA
- the LOC136235334 gene encoding kiwellin-1-like, translating to MKQVCSIILLFLLIISSAKSQTCNPSGKIRGIKPPPNQCNQEHDSDCCVEGKMYTTYKCSPRVTGRTKATLTINSFAAGGDGGGPSECDHQYHPDSEAVVALSTGWFNNERRCLKYINIYGNGRSTKAKVVDECDSTMGCDKEHDYQPPCPNNIVDASEAVWKALGISDPDNVGALDIYWSDA from the coding sequence atgAAGCAAGTTTGTTCGATCatccttctctttcttctcatAATTTCAAGCGCAAAATCTCAAACCTGCAACCCAAGCGGCAAGATAAGAGGGATTAAACCTCCACCAAATCAATGCAACCAAGAACACGACTCCGACTGCTGTGTAGAGGGAAAAATGTACACTACTTACAAGTGTTCCCCACGGGTGACCGGCCGCACAAAAGCAACTCTCACAATCAACAGTTTTGCAGCTGGCGGTGACGGCGGTGGTCCATCAGAATGTGATCATCAGTATCATCCAGATAGTGAGGCAGTGGTAGCACTTTCAACAGGATGGTTCAATAACGAACGTAGATGCTtgaagtatataaatatatatggaaATGGAAGGAGTACTAAAGCAAAAGTAGTAGATGAATGTGATTCAACAATGGGTTGTGACAAAGAACATGATTATCAACCACCTTGTCCTAACAACATTGTTGATGCCTCTGAAGCTGTTTGGAAAGCTTTAGGAATCTCTGATCCTGATAATGTCGGAGCATTGGATATTTATTGGTCTGATGCTTGA